AGGTAAGGAAGTGAAACCTTTAGTTGTCTTAGGTTAATAGAAactaaggtagcgtttgttttcagGTACTGAGACAGAGATTGAGAGACTGAGATTCAGTATTGTATTTGTTagttcagagactggtactaaaatttctgtctctgtctccaaaatttcagtatttcagtacctccaaaaagtagggacacaggggactgaaatttttagagatggagattgaaactttaataacattttataccttaaatactttcatttcaattaattaattccaattttatcctttgtacaaattaaattaaaatttcattcttgtttcaatttctgtctcccattttgcaccaaacagaatactgaaatttgtttcaattcctgtctctcagtctctgtctctcagtctcagtctttctgtctctgtctctccaccaaacgctacctaagaAAATGAGAGAGGTGACGTGAAAAGTCAGAAAGAATAAaataactgaaaataaaaaaagtcataGAAGACGAATAGGACAAATTATGCAAGATTAAAAGGAGTTTCTATTAGTCATCATCGTGTTGTAATATACACAATAATGCAGAGTATATATAATCCCCGAATTCATGTCATACTTAATTAGAAAATCCACAATACAgcaaaggtttaattatttgttcatcttgatagttttattaaatttttaataaatttttatattttttaattaaatctttacactatttttaattttgtaattagatttttttatataaaaaatattaaaattaatagaatatttcttctaaaatatatatgattaaagatttaattaaatttttaattataaatatcttcaatttgtaaaaaaatattcagttaattttaatattttttagattagaaaagatctaattataaaataaagtttaattattctgttggtccttatagttttaccaaatttttaattaggtccctatatttttttcctttcaattaaATTCCTACATTGCTTTAATTTTGTACTTAAGTTCTTCCTAGTGTAAAGTATATTAGAGTTAACTGAATATTTTTCGCAAATTGAAGGTATTTATAAtgaaaaacttaattaaatctTTGATCGCatgtattttggtaaaaatattatgtttattttaacatttttaacatgaaaatgacgtaattataaaattaaaagtagtataagaatctaattaaaaaaaaaaagtatagagacttaattaaaaatttgataaaactatagagaccaacagaataattacacctaaaattaaaaataatataaaattttaattaaaaaatatataaaaatctaattataatttaataaaattataaaaactaataaaataattaaacctacaACAAAACTAAGTTGATTATTAAATGGTTCGAATCACAATTAGTGCAAAGGTTTTCCGTACACTAAACTAATTTCTTGACAGGGATACCATGGTTGACATGAATTGTTTGGAAgggaaagaatttttttattggtaataattacaaatttataaaAGTTAAGTAACTGGTCTGTGTTATTAAAAAATGGattctctctaatttttttaatatttaaaagaataaaatataatttctaatctttaattttataaataaatcaaaattaaatataaaaaaataataaaagattaaatttaaCACTGGACACCGTCCAATTTTTTTTGTGGAGAGGATCACTCCCGTGTTATTGACATAAGGATGATGAGCATAGAATGTTGAATGCATATAGTATAATATCCAGacgaataattaaatatataatatgcaACAACTACCAAACTTTGTACGATACCTCGGAAAATATTGAAATCCAGATCTATTATTTGTTTGATAAATATAATACTTCAGCATTTAAAAGTAGAATGTTTAAGGATGTCCTAtctaattcaataataaaagaatcggaaatttgaatttttgaggCTAATGTATTGataatgtaaaaaattttatacaattatataattatataaaatagttaGTTTTGTTGatgtattattatataattcgatacacgtataaaattattttagaataataatgtattaaaattaattttttttaaagaaattaataaaagtctttgctgctgttgttgttgtatggCTTTTAGGTTTTTtccaacattttattttttattttttagatattagtaaaacttaaaatatacaATACATAAAggtatattattaatattattgagctgtccaaaactttaaaaaacatcattaaattcaataattaagtattacactaaaatttttttcatatccaaaaaaattagtcttttttttctttgatttagaTCATCTAAACTGAGAAATTGTAGtttgaatattaaaaatagcaaaaatattaaattcataGGTTGAATACAATAAGTGACGGAAAAAAGGATGGTTGACATGAATCGCTTACAAGGGTTGGGAATTTTTTTATCGGCAATAATTACGATAATTGTAAGTAAACTAATAGTTTTCAACTTTTCATGTAACAAATTTTCGAATAATATAACATGCAGGTGTAAGCTGCTGTACCTCGGAGTTGACATAAACTATTAGATAGCGTTTGCATACCCAACTCTATTATTGATGGAAAAATGATAAAAGTTTTCTAATGAGTGTGTTAAAAGTTAcctttatttgttaattaaaatttcatttaatatACGTTAATATATCTTAGAACGTTGTTTAAATTACAATGAGATGATTGTTCAGCATGCTATATATTAGGCGGCCTCCACTCTTGGTATTTGAGATGCAATACAAGACTATTAGTAGGTGTGTATGGATATTCAGtccaatttaataataatatctatattctatatctattataaaaaaatttcagcgagttataaaattatttggtCTGCTAATTTATATGCATGGTCTCTCTTAACAACTCATTTGTTGTCCCTCAAACCAATTCATCATATTAATCCCACTAAACATacatgaaataataaaaaataaatattatattaatattctaaataaaaaaaaacaactaaTAGGATCATCTTTAAACGGCTTTTAATAAGTTaaagactaaattttaaattttaaattttaatttttaaatctaaatttaaatactataaaaataattattagtctaaaatattaattaatattaataaaagatattgactctttaataatttttatttattaattaaataaattttaactctttttttaaatattaacattttcttaatattaataaaagagtccttaatatttttttaatataactaggtatcttttaaatattattctttattcagtttttagaagaaaaaaaaaagtatttttttttattttttgaacaatTAATACGTAAAAATaggtatttaaattaattaaataataataaattttttaaaaaattgaccaaaaactaaaatttaaaagacaagtaatatttttgatttttttatttattaattaaacaaattttaactctctttgtttgttaattttatattgtttaaatCTAAAAGGataatttgttaattaagttaacgaattttttgttaaatttataaaaaaaatctaaaacatattaatttgtttgttacatataataaaaagtaaattttaaaaaaaattgcattccTTTTTTTTCGTAGCGCATTAATATTTACTTTAAATGGCTGAGGTATGTTAAAATGATAATActcaatataaaagaaaaatactaaatgATCAAATGAGTATCGAGCTGGGTAGTCGTTAGAAAAGCTTAGGTGTTGTTAAATCATTGTCTAACGATTTTTTTTAAGGAAGTCattttccaaaaaattaataatgaagGAAGCAAATACCGCTGACTTTTTTGTAACTGCCTATAAAATCCTAAGAGAAGTTATAGTAGGTATAGGAGAGATACAAAATAGGTATCTCCGAGAACATAGTGGTGAGTATAACAATGGAAGGCATGAAGAGTGAGAAGGAAACACTAGCATCAAGTAATAGCGAgcctaagaagaagaagataattaGTGATAGAAAGGCTTCTTGGGGTAAGCTTGTTGGCCGTGTTGATTCCCTCAATTTGGAGGCTGCAAGAATTCCTTCCACCTATCACCGCCATTTGGTTTGTCATCCTCCTCTCAATCTTATCAACTTTCGAAACTTATGATACATAATAACATTGTAACACCTTTTAACATGAGCAATGCTACATTAccagtaaatattattattttagattgatatttagttaataataatttatacttaCATTAATAAAGATTtacacatataaattaatacaatttatatttatattttttaaaatttacacacataaattaatagaatttatttattaaaaataacttaaaatttttgctaaCTAAATATTAgtcaaaattactaaaaattaatgGTCATAATAACAGTTTTAGGCCATAATAACaatgtttatatttattaaataaataaaaaaacctaaaacaTGATACGATGACCCTAAAATTTGATGTATAACAGATAAGTTGGAGAACAACATTGAGCTTAGCATTTCAAAGCATAGGGGTGATATATGGGGACATTGGAACATCTCCACTTTATGTGTATTCAAGCACCTTCACCGATGGTATAAAAAACACTGATGATCTTCTTGGATGCCTCTCTCTCATCATCTATACCATTGCACTCGTTCCCTTCCTTAAGTATATTTGCATCGTTCTGTGGGCTAATGACAACGGTGATGGTATGTTAGTGTCTTATTTCTTAAGTATAgtgtgtatttaattttatgtcCTTTCTTTTGGCGTCTTAACTAATGTTATTCATTAATAAAGTGTATATAccttgaaaaattaattttctatggAAAAATGTAACTATGAAATATAGTTGATAATAATTATGGAAAACTTGAAAAGAATGACATCAATTATATGTAATTAATAAGCTTTTTAGCTTAGTTCTAAAAATCTTACCGAATGGACCGGTTTAACTGAATTAATTGGCAATTAATTTTTGTCGGTATGCTTCAGACAAAAAATCGATTGCAAAATCAATTAAACTAGTTTAAAACCAGTAAATCTGTCTTTTGTTATTGAAAAacgtataatttttttttttgaaaaatatacattttataaaaataattcttttattatattcttaaaattttaaaatttcaactgAGTTGTAACTtagttgaaattttaaaattttgaatctctagATTTGTAAGTTTAATTACTAttcgaattttaaaaatattttttagagagATAATTTATGTCATATCAAAGTTTTACCTTAAAAAGTCTAAAATTTTCTATTGtgtttagtttaaaaataaaataagacaaCTAAAATATGACATAAAAGAcaacaatataaaatttaatgttttgtattttgtttgataatagattaaatataaagataaataaattatgaaaagcctAATTTATCTTCATTTTCTACCTCATaagatttagaaaaaaaatataataaaaaaacataattataaaaatataaaaataataaaaaaatacaaaaataaacgGTATCTTTTATTAATGTCTTtatatctttataaaaaatatataaaatacactaattcaatatattagaatataaatatctGTATTTATGTTTCATTTATCAAACATTATTTTGTATGGTTGTATTTTTATTACAGCGTTTTGGTACATATAAACAAATACGGCCTAAATAAATATATTCCAAGAAACATTATTTTGtcctttttagtattttttattatttctaaattattatgatGTGTATTTAGGTGGGACATTTGCATTGTACTCTTTGATTTGCCGGTACGCTAAGGTGAGCTTAATTCCAAATCATCAACCAGAGGATATGCAACTTTCAAATTACAAACTGGAAACACCATCAAACCAATTAAAGAGGGCACAAAAGATTAAGGACAAGCTAGAGAATAGTAAGTTCGCTCAGCTTCTGCTTTTTGTTGTGACTATCATGTCAACCTCTATGGTCATCGGAGATGGAATTCTCACACCATCCATTTCAGGTGAAATTTTGTCACTAAagaaattcaactcaattaattaatgaattaatatCAATATAATTGTTAACATTCATTTTCGAAATTGTTTGCAAAGCAGTACTTTCTGCAGTTGGCGGGATCAAATCAAAGAGTGAATCACTTGGCCAAGGTACATACATGCTTCCCTCTTCTACTTAAGTGTTTATATTTGTACATAAGTTGCTGAGGAAAAGTATATAATGGTACTGTTGTTTCAGGTGCTGTTGTGGGGATCTCAATAGCAATCTTGATAATTTTGTTCTGTGTTCAAAGATACGGCACTGATAAAGTGGGCACAACGTTTGCCCCAATAATCATTGTGTGGTTTTCATTCATTGGAGGCATAGGCCTCTTCAACTTGTTCAAATATGAAGTTGGTGTGCTTCGAGCTTTGAATCCAAAGTACATTGTAGATTACTTCAGAAGGAATGGTAAAGACGGATGGATTTCTCTGGGTGGAATTTTTCTATGCATTACAGGGACTGAGGCCATGTTTGCAGACTTGGGTCACTTCAGTGTACGAGCAGTTCAAGTAAGTGAATAAGCAGAGTGTGGTGCTTCAAGCCATATTCTCATTAATTTGCTTTTCCTCAACAAAATATACACTTACTTCCATCCTATGCTTATTGCAGCTTAGTTTCTCCTTTATTACATTTCCTGCACTAGTGTGTGCATACAGTGGACAAGCTGCATATCTTAGGAAGTTCCCGGACCATGTGGCGAATACATTTTATGACTCGATACCTAGTAAGTTTCTTCTATCTTGGTAGTAAATTCAGTACACGCAGATTCATCAAATGGCTGAAATGCCGAATTTTCAATATGCAGGTGCAATATATTGGCCAACATTTGTTGTGGCAGTTGCTGCTGCCATCATTGCAAGCCAGGCTATGATTTCAGGGGCATATTCTATAATCCAGCAGTCTCTAAGTTTGGGATGCTTCCCTAGTGTTAGTGTCATACATACCTCTGCCAAGTATGAAGGTCAGGTTTACATACCCGAGATCAACTACATTCTTATGATCTCGTGTGTCATAGTCACCGCCGCCTTCCAAACCACAAATAATATTGGCCATGCTTATGGTATGCTATTATTAAGAACTCCAATTTCATAGTCTATCAAGTCAAACATAGACCTTGTGTGCTAAGTCTGAATTTCCATGACAGGGATTGCTGTGTGCATGGTGATGCTTGTCACAACGGCCATGGTTGCTCTTATAATGCTTGTTATATGGAAGACAAATATATGGTGGattgttctttttgttttggtaTTTGGTTCGATCGAGATTGTGTATTTATCatccatgttaactaagttcaTTCAAGGAGGCTTTCTTCCACTAGTACTTGCTTTGTTCTTGATGGCTATCATGGCCATTTGGCATTACACACACAAAAAGAGGTATATGTTTGAGGCCAACAACAAGGTTTCTAGTGAACATCTAAGAGAAATAGTAAGCAAACAGGTTGTATCCAGAATACCTGGAGTAGCACTTCTATTCTCAGAGCTAGTTGAAGGAGTTCCACCCATTTTTGCTAAAGTTGTTGCCAACATACCTCATATCCACTCTGTTGTTGTGTTTGTTTCCATGAAGTCCATCCCTATTAGCAAAGTCGCATTAGAAGAGAGATTCCTTTTCAGACAAG
The genomic region above belongs to Arachis duranensis cultivar V14167 chromosome 3, aradu.V14167.gnm2.J7QH, whole genome shotgun sequence and contains:
- the LOC107482186 gene encoding potassium transporter 5, with the translated sequence MEGMKSEKETLASSNSEPKKKKIISDRKASWGKLVGRVDSLNLEAARIPSTYHRHLISWRTTLSLAFQSIGVIYGDIGTSPLYVYSSTFTDGIKNTDDLLGCLSLIIYTIALVPFLKYICIVLWANDNGDGGTFALYSLICRYAKVSLIPNHQPEDMQLSNYKLETPSNQLKRAQKIKDKLENSKFAQLLLFVVTIMSTSMVIGDGILTPSISVLSAVGGIKSKSESLGQGAVVGISIAILIILFCVQRYGTDKVGTTFAPIIIVWFSFIGGIGLFNLFKYEVGVLRALNPKYIVDYFRRNGKDGWISLGGIFLCITGTEAMFADLGHFSVRAVQLSFSFITFPALVCAYSGQAAYLRKFPDHVANTFYDSIPSAIYWPTFVVAVAAAIIASQAMISGAYSIIQQSLSLGCFPSVSVIHTSAKYEGQVYIPEINYILMISCVIVTAAFQTTNNIGHAYGIAVCMVMLVTTAMVALIMLVIWKTNIWWIVLFVLVFGSIEIVYLSSMLTKFIQGGFLPLVLALFLMAIMAIWHYTHKKRYMFEANNKVSSEHLREIVSKQVVSRIPGVALLFSELVEGVPPIFAKVVANIPHIHSVVVFVSMKSIPISKVALEERFLFRQVQPKEYRIFRCVVRYGYNDVIGEPKEFEEQLVQQLKEFLRLQNFTHVYEGVGVGDAEHPDYHLQVSIQQQQSSSEWFAKDGKGSSNRIMPASFCSHQVEDQVVQSQSGQQHSRSNPAINVSHASSGSIQSFGAVSRISNPTLQVIEEEIAFVQKAMERSVVYMLGEAEVVADPNASVLKKIVVNHIYSFLRRNFRQGEHLIAIPRSKLLRIGMTYEI